The following proteins come from a genomic window of Brienomyrus brachyistius isolate T26 unplaced genomic scaffold, BBRACH_0.4 scaffold69, whole genome shotgun sequence:
- the LOC125725665 gene encoding germinal-center associated nuclear protein-like: MMSFDAKINNENLTKCLQSLKEMYQDLASKNIYCPHEAEFRQYSVLLKLNDGDILREVQQFRAELRNSPEVKFAVQAFAAVNSNNFVRFFKLVKVASYLAGCILHRYFDQVRREALRALNVAYSSRGSTTFPVEDLVRMLMFQNAGEASDLALQYGLAVDAGMVELSRTAYQEPEIQPRPKRSVAIARKREVLVGQVVNGAPLPNPPQHTPVNSFDSRNKYRGDGQPAEAGSVPRAAASPQRPPIELDARALQHRSKMPSDPAESAGLPGREESGALGASPSEAPPVAPPTPPPPEPVYTEQDIATEVEAMLEEVVQAEVADVAATEAEYISAALSMCNGQVEAVLSEVVEQMLREVSAAEIQAEREHIAEEKRRMEEARRKQEHEELLARLSKTLCAEITQEVLRDCIVETASTEIRRAQEEQAECVARSSQDVCEVLLEETLCGELTLLAQDVLEAELLSIRRFIKRWRDVVAVRRQLKRQMRDFPAAPGCVDPRFRLQALAPSAPPSPCLDRLARGVVNLGHAGDLSVSCTRLAKMRRETEHQMKVHLFYQQLLSESVWGPLDLLSLVAASVSNPSDTIFWKAALLLPSDHERDASVANQILTEWLESKFGNSEKQEHREMVPNGHMQTLSISSGLRSVGERMHTVHVCVKVARGPLSEEGQLALEKRKGLMGMGALLMLLPSAVSPGADEEDGDIFLLSALLQLRQIQQANAWPQALPLVVVVPGQAGHRASDEQLEEDLMLQTLIEEGLISEYMFVHIPETTNEPQGSEQIRHAVRWLAARSTAPARLVSQTLVQVVEAGLCREFAGRLHRDRRDRDMAGLPSQGPAPVIGLYNTVLAFLAGLVSSPSLAGLSWPVAEFSVPGGGDCLPHLLWNSAEHLEWLQGAVLSLRLPDWPLPAVGAPWSQLVASIFQYVSQIPWSRHSQPLLMSQLENLLERLRQDCVGRGGGPDKEPTFWEVPWDEIVMLCVEHQLRDWNPPGCPVSEDVISDDGEISVYFLSDGLQGFIPPSCWVDAVKQTHRDKQQGKAGCHQSMWPHPRLARPRLQQKLFHSMVEDPESGSGVAPVLDAASSPQDLLARIEEEKEQSRRFEDQLRTWLDVESLGPSSSSSPLFLPSSLLSVPEIVVPSPKMAAPPALALQKERSVRSDQARGAASLYISADVTQARI; encoded by the exons atgatgtcctttgatgctaagatcaacaatgaaaacctgaccaaatgcctgcagagcctcaaggagatgtaccaggacctggccagcaagaacatctactgccctcatgaggcagagtttcggcagtacagcgtgctcctgaagctcaatgatggagacatcctccg ggaggtgcagcaattccgggcggagctccgaaactctccggaggtgaagtttgccgtccaggcctttgccgctgtcaacagcaacaacttcgtgaggttcttcaagctggtcaaggtggcctcgtatctggctggttgcatcttgcaccgctacttcgaccag gtgcgccgtgaggctctgcgggccctgaatgtggcctacagctcccgtggttccaccacattcccggtcgaagacctggtccggatgctcatgttccagaatgccggcgaggcttcggacctcgcgctgcagtatgggctcgcggtcgatgcagg catggtggagctaagccggacagcgtaccaggagcctgagatccagccacgtccaaagcgctctgtggccatcgcaaggaagcgggaggtgctggtgggccaagtggtcaacggcgcgccactgcccaacccaccccaacacacacccgtcaacagctttgacagccgcaacaagtaccgtggggatgggcagccagcggaggcaggcagtgtgcccagggctg cagcctcccctcagaggccccccattgagctggatgcgcgggccctccagcaccgatccaagatgccgagcgacccagcggagtcagctggcctccctggtagagaggagagtggagcacttggggcatctccgtcggaggcaccaccagtcgccccacctacgcctcccccaccggagcccgtttacacagagcag gacatcgccacggaggtagaggccatgctggaggaggtagtgcaggccgaggtggctgacgtggctgccaccgaagccgagtacatctctgctgcactcag catgtgcaacggccaggtggaggcagtgctgagtgaggtggtggagcagatgctgcgggaggtttctgctgccgagatccaggcagagagggagcatatcgctgaggagaagcgcaggatggaggaagccag gagaaagcaggaacacgaggagctcctggcccggctcagcaagacactgtgtgccgagatcacacaggaggtgctgcgcgactgcatcgtggagactgcctcaacagagatcag gcgtgcccaagaagagcaggcagaatgtgtggctcgcagctcacaagacgtgtgtgaggtactgctggaggagacgctgtgtggtgagctcaccctgctggcccaagacgtcctggaagcagagcttctgagtatacgcaggttcatcaaaag gtggcgtgatgtggtggccgtgcgcaggcagctgaagcgacagatgcgtgattttcctgctgcccctggctgtgtggacccccgcttcaggctgcaggccttggcccccagtgcccccccctcaccctgcctggacaggctggcccggggcgtggtcaacctggggcacgctggggacctctctgtttcctgcaccag gttggcgaagatgcgaagggaaaccgagcatcagatgaaggttcacttgttctaccagcagctcctgag cgaatctgtgtgggggccactggacctgctcagtctggtggcagcaagcgtctcgaacccatctgacacaatcttctggaaggcagccctcttgttgccaagtgatcatgaaagagatgccagtgttgctaacca gattttgacagaatggctggagtccaaattcggtaactcggagaagcaagaacacagggagatggtccccaacggacacatgcaaaccttgagcatcagcagcggcctgcggagcgtgggggagcgcatgcacacagtgcacgtgtgtgtgaag gtggcccgcgggcccctcagcgaggaaggccagttggcattggagaagcggaaggggctgatgggcatgggcgccctgctgatgctgctgccctcggcagtcagtcccggggctgatgaggaagacggggacatcttcctgttatccgccctgctgcagctccggcagatccagcaggctaatgcctggccacaggcccttcctctggtggtggtggtcccagggcaggctgggcacagggccagcgatgaacagctagaggaag acctgatgcttcagacactcattgaggaaggtttgatttcagagtacatgttcgtccatatccccgagaccacgaacgaaccccaaggatccgagcag atccgccatgccgtcaggtggctcgctgcccgctccacggcaccagcccggctcgtctcgcagacgttggtgcaggttgtggaggccgggctctgccgcgagtttgctggtaggcttcaccgtgatcggagggaccgtgacatggcgggactgccctcccagggccctgcacccgtcatcggcctctacaacactgtcctggctttcttggctggccttgtgtcgtccccgagtctggctggcctctcctggcccgtggcagagttctcggtgccagggggtggtgactgcctaccacatctgctctggaactcggctgagcacctggagtggctccagggggcagtcctgagcctgcggctgcccgactggccgctgccagccgtggggg ctccttggagccagctggttgcctccatcttccagtacgtatctcaaatcccatggtcccgccacagccagccactccttatgtcccagttggagaaccttttggagaggctgcgtcaggactgtgtgggccgaggtggggggccggacaaggagcccactttctgggaggtgccctgggacgaaattgtcatgctctgtgtagagcaccaactccgggactggaaccctcctgggtgccccgtgagtgaag atgtcatcagtgacgacggagaaatctcggtgtatttcctgagcgatgggctgcagggcttcataccgccgtcctgctgggtggatgccgtaaagcagacgcacagggacaagcagcaggggaaggcagg gtgtcaccagagcatgtggcctcatcctcgactggccaggccacgtcttcaacagaagctgtttcacagcatggttgaggaccctgagtccggatccggtgttgcccctgttttggatgctgcctccagcccccaggacctcctggctcgcattgaggaggagaaagaacagagccgcag gttcgaggaccagctgcgtacctggcttgacgtcgagtccctgggcccttcctcttcctcctcaccacttttcttgccttcttcgttactgtctgtaccggagatcgtagtgccctccccaaagatggctgccccacctgcacttgccctg cagaaggagcgcagtgtccgcagtgaccaggccaggggagctgccagtttgtatatttccgcagatgtgacacaggcgcggatataa
- the LOC125725679 gene encoding germinal-center associated nuclear protein-like: protein MVEHLSEEPQVGADSASRHPPKRPLVRGRGPVSSIFRSALTSILKTPALQTRREPKRSEEPQPDWGEAEHQGSMAPTTSHSPSTPPRSQAPTREVLERAEELDPETEAASTVRRARRLDSTDSLGGMSPSEAMVLQCKNIPASLNSKDILGEHFRQFGRVQRIFCRPQKNLAIVHFHDHASAAKAKKKGKLLRRH from the exons atggtggagcatttatcagaggagccccaagttggtgctgactccgcctccaggcaccctcccaagaggcccctggtccggggccgggggcctgtcagcagcatctttcgcagtgccttgaccagcatcctgaagacaccggccctacagacccggcgagagccgaagaggagtgaggagccacagccagactggggggaggcggagcaccagggttcgatggcaccgaccaccagccactcaccctcaacgccgccaaggtcacaggccccaacccgggaggtccttgagagggcggaggagttgg atcccgaaactgaggcagcatcaacagtgagacgtgcccgccgcctggacagcacagacagcctgggggggatgtcaccctccgaagccatggtgctccaatgcaagaacattccagccagtcttaacagcaaggacatcctgggggaacatttccgccagttcggacgtgtgcagcggatcttctgcaggccccagaagaacctggccatagtgcacttccacgaccat gcttctgctgccaaagccaagaagaagggcaaactgctgcgcaggcattag
- the LOC125725676 gene encoding uncharacterized protein LOC125725676 yields MTRNKRIAKAVSWSNDRYWATWDKWMEVIDWEDEEELCSPAESPSDQADRSIVSHTRKPIAKAVSWTDDVYWAAWDKWDEIICWGEEGECSPATPPINQPGRDKGLDMHGLEVFLLNERTVSIKPADDHQDRLKIGAVVVDLCQFELDGVNDKFEIVEIQIGEVKLEETAERGFNSEFELEIMDVEIEVVDSEFQLNALNWEIAGTKVDKLLVEHLNINNLEAGSVKVSTSNGNVVYVNGM; encoded by the exons atgacgag aaacaaacgaattgcaaaagctgtcagctggagcaacgatcgatactgggcaacttgggacaagtggatggaagtgattgactgggaagatgaggaagagctgtgctccccagcagaatcaccctctgaccaggctgaccgttccatcgtgtcacacacccgaaagccaattgccaaggcagttagctggacggatgatgtgtattgggcagcctgggacaagtgggatgagatcatctgctggggtgaagaaggagagtgctccccagcaactccacccatcaaccagcctgggagggataaggggttagacatgcatgggttagaggtttttctgttaaatgaaaggacagtctccataaagcctgcagatgaccaccaagacaggctgaaaataggagccgtagtggtcgacctctgccagtttgagctagatggtgtaaatgataaatttgaaattgtcgaaatacaaattggagaggtcaaattggaggagactgcagagaggggttttaattcagaatttgaattggaaattatggatgtggagatagaggttgtagacagtgaattccagctgaatgctcttaattgggaaattgctggaactaaagtggacaaattattagtggaacacctgaacataaataatctagaagcaggcagtgtgaaggtgtccacatcaaatgggaatgtggtatatgtcaatggtatgtga
- the LOC125725668 gene encoding germinal-center associated nuclear protein-like: MRRETEHQMKVHLFYQQLLSESVWGPLDLLSLVAASVSNPSDTIFWKAALLLPSDHERDASVANQILTEWLESKFGNSEKQEHREMVPNGHMQTLSISSGLRSVGERMHTVHVCVKVARGPLSEEGQLALEKRKGLMGMGALLMLLPSAVSPGADEEDGDIFLLSALLQLRQIQQANAWPQALPLVVVVPGQAGHRASDERLEEDLMLQTLIEEGLISEYMFVHIPETTNEPQGSEQIRHAVRWLAARSTAPARLVSQTLVQVVEAGLCREFAGRLHRDRRDRDMAGLPSQGPAPVIGLYNTVLAFLAGLVSSPSLAGLSWPVAEFSVPGGGDCLPHLLWNSAEHLEWLQGAVLSLRLPDWPLPAVGAPWSQLVASIFQYVSQIPWSRHSQPLLMSQLENLLERLRQDCVGRGGGPDKEPTFWEVPWDEIVMLCVEHQLRDWNPPGCPVSEDVISDDGEISVYFLSDGLQGFIPPSCWVDAVKQTHRDKQQGKAGCHQSMWPHPRLARPRLQQKLFHSMVEDPESGSGVAPVLDAASSPQDLLARIEEEKEQSRRFEDQLRTWLDVESLGPSSSSSPLFLPSSLLSVPEIVVPSPKMAAPPALALQKERSVRSDQARGAASLYISADVTQARI; encoded by the exons atgcgaagggaaaccgagcatcagatgaaggtccacttgttctaccagcagctcctgag cgaatctgtgtgggggccactggacctgctcagtctggtggcagcaagcgtctcgaacccatctgacacaatcttctggaaggcagccctcttgttgccaagtgatcatgaaagagatgccagtgttgctaacca gattttgacagaatggctggagtccaaattcggtaactcggagaagcaagaacacagggagatggtccccaacggacacatgcaaaccttgagcatcagcagcggcctgcggagcgtgggggagcgcatgcacacagtgcacgtgtgtgtgaag gtggcccgcgggcccctcagcgaggaaggccagttggcattggagaagcggaaggggctgatgggcatgggcgccctgctgatgctgctgccctcggcagtcagtcccggggctgatgaggaagacggggacatcttcctgttatccgccctgctgcaactccggcagatccagcaggctaatgcctggccacaggcccttcctctggtggtggtggtcccagggcaggctgggcacagggccagcgatgaacggctagaggaag acctgatgcttcagacactcattgaggaaggtttgatttcagagtacatgttcgtccatatccccgagaccacgaacgaaccccaaggatccgagcag atccgccatgccgtcaggtggctcgctgcccgctccacggcaccagcccggctcgtctcgcagacgttggtgcaggttgtggaggccgggctctgccgcgagtttgctggtaggcttcaccgtgatcggagggaccgtgacatggcgggactgccctcccagggccctgcacccgtcatcggcctctacaacactgtcctggctttcttggctggccttgtgtcgtccccgagtctggctggcctctcctggcccgtggcagagttctcggtgccagggggtggtgactgcctaccacatctgctctggaactcggctgagcacctggagtggctccagggggcagtcctgagcctgcggctgcccgactggccgctgccagccgtggggg ctccttggagccagctggttgcctccatcttccagtacgtatctcaaatcccatggtcccgccacagccagccactccttatgtcccagttggagaaccttttggagaggctgcgtcaggactgtgtgggccgaggtggggggccggacaaggagcccactttctgggaggtgccctgggacgaaattgtcatgctctgtgtagagcaccaactccgggactggaaccctcctgggtgccccgtgagtgaag atgtcatcagtgacgacggagaaatctcggtgtatttcctgagcgatgggctgcagggcttcataccgccgtcctgctgggtggatgccgtaaagcagacgcacagggacaagcagcaggggaaggcagg gtgtcaccagagcatgtggcctcatcctcgactggccaggccacgtcttcaacagaagctgtttcacagcatggttgaggaccctgagtccggatccggtgttgcccctgttttggatgctgcctccagcccccaggacctcctggctcgcattgaggaggagaaagaacagagccgcag gttcgaggaccagctgcgtacctggcttgacgtcgagtccctgggcccttcctcttcctcctcaccacttttcttgccttcttcgttactgtctgtaccggagatcgtagtgccctccccaaagatggctgccccacctgcacttgccctg cagaaggagcgcagtgtccgcagtgaccaggccaggggagctgccagtttgtatatttccgcagatgtgacacaggcgcggatataa